Part of the Ruania alba genome is shown below.
CTTGGCGGCCTTGGCGCTCTCCGGCTTCAGGCCCAGGCGACGCTGCGCGCGCAACTCCAGCACCCGCATCCCGCTCGAAAGGAGCTGGTTCAGGGCGTAGTAGATAGCGAATCCCGCGCCGAACGCAAACAGCTTGCCCATCGTGCGTCGCAGGTCGTCGGCCACGAACGTCACGTCGTGCAGGAAGATGAAGCTGGCCAGCGCCGTGCCCTTGACAAGCATGACAAGCAGATTGTTCAGACCAGGAAGCATGAGCGCCCAGCCTTGCGGCCAGATGATGCGCACCATCCGCTGGAACGAACCCATGGACAGCGCTGTCGTGGCCTCCCACTGTGCCTTCGGGACGGCAGCGAGGGACCCACGCACCACCTCGGCACCGTAGGCGCCGTAGTTGAGGCCCAGGGCGATGATGCCAACAGGGATCGGATCGAAATCGAGGCCGATCTGTGGGAGCACGAAGAAGAAGAAGAAGAGTTGCACCACGAGCGACGTGCCGCGGAAGAACTCCACCACGACGCGCCCGGGAGCCCGTAGCCAGACATGCGGACTCAGCGTCAGCAGGCCGAGCGCAACAGCAATCACGAAGGCAACGGCGGCGCCGCCCAGGCCGAGCTGGAGAGTGACCACCAGCCCGTCCCAGAAGCGCGGCGCCGCCGTGCTCACCTGGTCGAGGAGACCGTCCACAAGAGTGCTGCTCAGCCAGCCTCGGGGAGTTCCCCGGCGCAGAGCATCTCAGTGGTGATGTTCTCCGTGGGGTACTCAGCCTCGGTGAAGCCGAACTCACCCACGATGGCCTCGAAGTCCGCAGCGCTACCGATCACGCTCTGGTAGGCCTCGTTGTAGGCCTCGCGGAACTCGTCGTCTCCCTGGGCGAACACCGTGGCGCCGGCACCGACCTGGGGTACGCCGTCGACCTCAGCCACGAAGGACTCCGTGACCTCGACCGGCACGTCCGGGTTGCGCTCAGCGAGGGCCCGCAGGGAGATGCCGGTCAGAGCGTAAGCGTCGACGCGCCCCGCCTCGACGAGCTCCATGCCGTCCTCAGGCGTACCGACGGTCTCGTACTCGATGCCGAGGTCGGTGGCGTAGCCCTCCTCGATCGCACCGCTACCCACCGCCAGCGTCAGGTCGGTGTCAACCATGTCCTGCAAGGTGGCAAGGCCGTTGGGGTTGCCCTCCGGCACCATCAGGCCGGTCGTGTACATGATCTCCGGAACACCGAAGTCTGCCTCAGCGCAACGCTCCGGCAGAATCGACATACCGGCGGAGACTGCGTCGAACCGGTCGGCCTGCAGCCCCGGGATCAAGGCGTCCCATTCGACCTCCGTCGCCTCGATGGTGTCGATACCCATCTCGGCGAAGACCGCCTCGTGAATGGCAATCGTGGCACCCGCGGGATCGCCGTTCTCGTCGAGGTAGCTGTAGGGCTCCTCACCGTTGATCCCGACGACGATCGTGCCCGACTCCTGCAACTCAGCGAGGCGGGAGTCACCGCCGCCGTCTCCGCCGTCACCGTTGCCACCGCTTCCGCCGTCGTCGCCGCCACCGCACGCGGTGAGGCCGAGCGCGATCGCGCCGGCCGCAGCCGTCATCACGACGGCTCGTCGCTTCGTGGTTGTCATCATGGTCCCTTCGGTCGGACGAGGCCAAGCCTCCCGGTTACCGGCCCCCGTGCTGGCAGGGCTGAACGGTCCCCTGGCGGTTCGTGGTTGAACCACCAGGAGGGCACGCGGTACCGGACGGGTCACCCCGACTGGTCATGGATGCTTCTCCACGCTAGGCATGTGCGGGACGGGCCTCAAATGGAGAGCCGCAGGTCGTGCATGCCGATCGGCACCCGATGGCGCATGGCCCCAGCCGCGTGATCGTGCGGCTGGCTGGCCGTCCACGAGGGGGGTCAGGAGGTGAGGTGGGGCACACTGCTGACCCCCGCCATCGTTATCGTTCTGTGATATTTCGTTCGAGTAACAGGATGTTTATTGGTGCAGCATTGACTATTGCTTGAATAAGCGCGTGGTGCTCGCGAGCTGGGACACCGAGGCTCCTGCCTCCTCGAAGCGCTCATCGCGCGGGTGCTGCGGCGCGCATGCGGTCGTGGAACGATGGGCCCATGGCGACCTTGTGGATGACCGGAGACGCTGACGCCGACCGACTGCTGGACAGTGACCCGCTGGCCCTGCTGATCGGCATGCTGCTCGACCAGCAGGTGGCGATGGAATCCGCCTTCGCCGGCCCGAAGAAGATCGCGGACCGGACCGGCTCCTTCGACGCCGCCACGATCGCGGCAGCGGACCCGGAGGAGTTCAAGGCCATGTGTGCCACCCCTCCGGCCGTGCACCGGTTCCCCGGCTCGATGGCCGCGCGCATCCAGGCGCTGTGCCAGGAGCTCGTCGACACCTACGGCGGAGACGCCACCGCACTCTGGACCCGCGGCGAACCGGACGGCGCCGAGATCCTGCGGAGGTTGAAGGCGCTGCCCGGGTTCGGCGAGCAGAAGGCCAAGATCTTCCTCTCGTTGCTCGGCAAGCAGCGCGGTCTGTCGGCCGACGGGTGGCGCGAGGCGGCCGGCCCCTACGGCGAGGACGGGGCGTTCCGCTCGATCGCCGACGTCGTCGACTCCGAGTCGCTGCTCAGGGTTCGAGCCACCAAGAAGGCCGCCAAGGCGGCCGCGAAGGCACGTTGATTCCCTTCTGACGCACCGGCGTTGGCCGCGCCTTTGCCGCGAGGTGGCCACTGTCGCCAGAATCACACGACCAGGGTGCGAATCGATTCGAGATTCGAGGCGCGACCGGCGGACAATAGAGCCTGATCCATTCATGCTCTCGCGCTCCCATCGGGTCGAGCGCGCACTTATCACTCTGGAAGAAGTTCGTGAGCTCTGACACCGTCCCCTGCGCTCCCACCGACCGGACCGACGACCCCACCGTGCCGAGCCCGGACGGCGTTCCGCACGACATCGTCACCCGCGCCCCCGGTGCTGTG
Proteins encoded:
- a CDS encoding HhH-GPD-type base excision DNA repair protein, translated to MATLWMTGDADADRLLDSDPLALLIGMLLDQQVAMESAFAGPKKIADRTGSFDAATIAAADPEEFKAMCATPPAVHRFPGSMAARIQALCQELVDTYGGDATALWTRGEPDGAEILRRLKALPGFGEQKAKIFLSLLGKQRGLSADGWREAAGPYGEDGAFRSIADVVDSESLLRVRATKKAAKAAAKAR
- a CDS encoding transporter substrate-binding domain-containing protein, with translation MTTTKRRAVVMTAAAGAIALGLTACGGGDDGGSGGNGDGGDGGGDSRLAELQESGTIVVGINGEEPYSYLDENGDPAGATIAIHEAVFAEMGIDTIEATEVEWDALIPGLQADRFDAVSAGMSILPERCAEADFGVPEIMYTTGLMVPEGNPNGLATLQDMVDTDLTLAVGSGAIEEGYATDLGIEYETVGTPEDGMELVEAGRVDAYALTGISLRALAERNPDVPVEVTESFVAEVDGVPQVGAGATVFAQGDDEFREAYNEAYQSVIGSAADFEAIVGEFGFTEAEYPTENITTEMLCAGELPEAG
- a CDS encoding amino acid ABC transporter permease, which gives rise to MDGLLDQVSTAAPRFWDGLVVTLQLGLGGAAVAFVIAVALGLLTLSPHVWLRAPGRVVVEFFRGTSLVVQLFFFFFVLPQIGLDFDPIPVGIIALGLNYGAYGAEVVRGSLAAVPKAQWEATTALSMGSFQRMVRIIWPQGWALMLPGLNNLLVMLVKGTALASFIFLHDVTFVADDLRRTMGKLFAFGAGFAIYYALNQLLSSGMRVLELRAQRRLGLKPESAKAAKRAEAVAGVG